The following are encoded in a window of Aromatoleum petrolei genomic DNA:
- the bzdN gene encoding benzoyl-CoA reductase, bzd-type, subunit N codes for MNDGLFDQFKEWYEKRHDYARAWKARTGGQVVATMCTYTPEELLIAAGMLPVRVLGAHEPQNVTEPHIFGMFCPFCRDSLAQGLLGRFDYAEGVTLTQSCIQYRQAYSSWRQNVPTVKWDYYVAMPNDVQSPHSRKAHRAEVQAFRVFLQTLTGKTITDDMLREALAVMDENRRLLRELFDYRKADEPKVTGVEALYASITAQFIDKREHNEMLRKVLAALPKRQVTRPTGARFMTIGSENDDVAFMAMVESVGATIVIDDQCSGTRYFWNASKNDDDVVKAIAERYCDRPACPTKDYPAHTRFAHVLNLAKEYKVQAAVFLQQKFCDPHEGDYPDLKRHLEANGIPTLFLEFDITNPIGPFRIRIEAMLETLSEEELF; via the coding sequence ATGAACGACGGATTGTTTGACCAGTTCAAGGAGTGGTACGAGAAGCGCCATGACTACGCCCGCGCGTGGAAGGCACGCACTGGCGGCCAGGTCGTTGCGACGATGTGCACCTACACGCCCGAGGAACTGCTGATCGCGGCCGGCATGCTGCCGGTGCGCGTGCTGGGCGCGCACGAGCCGCAGAACGTCACCGAGCCGCACATCTTCGGCATGTTCTGTCCGTTCTGTCGCGACTCGCTGGCGCAGGGCCTGCTGGGCCGCTTCGACTACGCGGAAGGCGTGACGCTGACCCAATCCTGCATCCAGTACCGCCAGGCCTACAGCTCCTGGCGCCAGAACGTGCCGACCGTGAAGTGGGACTACTACGTCGCGATGCCCAACGACGTGCAATCGCCGCATTCGCGCAAGGCGCACCGCGCCGAAGTGCAGGCCTTCCGCGTGTTCCTGCAGACGCTGACCGGCAAGACGATCACCGACGACATGCTGCGCGAGGCGCTCGCCGTGATGGACGAGAACCGCCGGCTGCTGCGTGAGCTGTTCGACTACCGCAAGGCCGACGAGCCCAAGGTCACCGGCGTCGAGGCGCTGTATGCGTCGATCACCGCGCAGTTCATCGACAAGCGCGAGCACAACGAAATGCTGCGGAAGGTGCTCGCCGCGCTGCCGAAGCGCCAGGTCACGCGCCCGACCGGCGCCCGCTTCATGACGATCGGATCGGAAAACGACGACGTCGCCTTCATGGCGATGGTCGAGTCGGTCGGTGCCACCATCGTCATCGACGACCAGTGCTCGGGCACCCGCTACTTCTGGAACGCGTCGAAGAACGACGACGACGTCGTCAAGGCGATCGCCGAACGCTACTGCGACCGCCCGGCCTGCCCGACCAAGGACTACCCGGCGCACACCCGTTTCGCGCACGTGCTGAATCTCGCCAAGGAATACAAGGTGCAGGCGGCCGTCTTCCTGCAGCAGAAGTTCTGCGATCCGCACGAGGGCGACTACCCGGATCTCAAGCGCCACCTCGAGGCCAACGGAATCCCGACGCTGTTCCTCGAGTTCGACATCACCAACCCGATCGGCCCGTTCCGCATCCGCATCGAGGCGATGCTGGAGACGCTGAGCGAAGAAGAACTGTTCTGA
- a CDS encoding DUF3304 domain-containing protein produces the protein MRISNPALAALTALALASCANPVTSGNEPGQMLVPVNHTNRYAPNIVVEDAWAGNVDAFGGGAGATCCIAGRKDWSKPALVRWRWGAEDDRATGKIILAGEDRSALVPFPRAPHRINKSTKDDWSREDFLADEIYLCVIFRTLETVEFAFSSTRSGCKAK, from the coding sequence ATGAGAATCTCGAATCCGGCGCTCGCGGCGCTGACCGCCCTCGCTCTCGCGTCCTGCGCGAACCCCGTCACCTCGGGCAATGAGCCTGGCCAGATGCTGGTCCCGGTGAACCACACGAATCGCTATGCGCCGAACATCGTCGTGGAAGACGCATGGGCGGGAAATGTCGATGCTTTCGGAGGGGGCGCGGGCGCAACATGCTGCATTGCAGGCCGCAAGGACTGGTCCAAGCCCGCCCTCGTGCGCTGGCGCTGGGGCGCCGAGGACGATCGCGCGACGGGCAAGATCATCCTCGCCGGCGAAGACCGCTCCGCCCTCGTTCCCTTCCCCCGCGCCCCGCATCGCATCAACAAGAGCACCAAGGACGACTGGTCACGCGAGGATTTCCTAGCCGACGAGATCTATCTATGCGTGATTTTCCGGACGCTGGAGACGGTCGAGTTCGCGTTTT